From a single Alkalihalophilus pseudofirmus genomic region:
- the cysW gene encoding sulfate ABC transporter permease subunit CysW — MAGQVQVSTNHSLSTNRAVTESPWVRIGLIGIALTFLTLVLLLPLVAIFIKAFEQGAAVYFASITEPDALSAIRLTLLVVLITVPLNTIFGVAAAWAISKFQFKGKNILTTLIDLPFAVSPVIAGLVFILLFSVHGLFGPWFLERDIQIIFAVPGIVLATMFVTIPFIARELIPVMQAQGTAAEEASLTLGANGWKTFWYVTLPSIKWGLLYGITLCNARAIGEFGAVSVVSGHIRGLTNTMPLHVEILYNEYQFTAAFAVASLMSILAIVTLIIKNIIEWRHMSK; from the coding sequence ATGGCTGGTCAAGTTCAAGTATCAACAAATCATTCTCTATCTACAAATCGTGCTGTTACCGAATCACCTTGGGTAAGAATAGGGTTAATTGGTATAGCCTTAACGTTTTTAACACTTGTATTACTGCTGCCGTTAGTCGCTATTTTTATAAAAGCATTTGAACAAGGCGCTGCTGTATATTTTGCTTCTATTACAGAGCCAGATGCGCTTTCGGCAATAAGACTTACTTTACTAGTTGTATTAATTACTGTACCGCTCAATACAATTTTTGGTGTGGCAGCTGCATGGGCTATTTCTAAATTCCAATTTAAAGGGAAAAACATTTTAACAACACTCATTGATCTTCCATTTGCTGTTTCCCCGGTCATTGCGGGGCTGGTGTTTATTTTATTATTTAGTGTACATGGCTTATTTGGTCCGTGGTTTTTAGAGCGTGATATTCAAATAATCTTTGCTGTACCAGGCATTGTTTTGGCTACGATGTTTGTTACCATTCCATTTATTGCTCGTGAATTAATACCAGTTATGCAAGCACAAGGTACAGCTGCAGAAGAAGCTTCTTTAACACTTGGAGCGAACGGATGGAAAACATTCTGGTATGTCACACTTCCATCTATAAAGTGGGGGCTTCTATACGGGATCACACTTTGTAACGCAAGGGCAATTGGAGAGTTTGGTGCTGTTTCTGTTGTATCAGGTCACATACGCGGCTTAACAAATACCATGCCGCTGCATGTTGAAATTCTATATAACGAATATCAATTTACCGCTGCATTTGCCGTGGCATCCTTGATGTCTATATTGGCTATTGTCACTTTGATTATTAAAAACATCATAGAATGGCGTCATATGAGTAAGTAG
- a CDS encoding sulfate/molybdate ABC transporter ATP-binding protein gives MSIQIHNVSKSFGTFQALDTIDLTIQTGELVALLGPSGSGKTTLLRIIAGLEQSDKGEISFDGKEMTNVDPTSRQVGFVFQHYALFAHMNVEENISYGLRVRPRKLRPGKKEIHEKVSELLSLVKLEGLGKRYPSQLSGGQRQRVALARALAVQPRVLLLDEPFGALDAKVRKDLRRWLRRLHDEFHVTSVFVTHDQEEALDVSDRVVVMNNGKIEQVGTPNDVYEKPNSPFVFDFLGNVNRFTGRLKEGALEVGNSRILTPQYGGKNSSEATLYARPHQMEILKEKEEHAIQAKISHIHAVGPIVFIELEQEGLNEIIEVEMMRERFDQLNLKAADTVYVRPKQVKLFLPNDYAI, from the coding sequence ATGTCAATTCAAATTCATAACGTCTCAAAGTCGTTTGGTACATTTCAAGCACTTGATACTATTGATTTAACTATACAGACTGGGGAGCTTGTTGCATTGCTGGGCCCATCAGGATCAGGAAAAACCACATTACTTCGAATCATTGCAGGTTTAGAGCAAAGTGATAAAGGAGAGATTTCATTTGATGGGAAAGAAATGACAAATGTAGATCCCACTTCCCGCCAAGTAGGGTTTGTTTTTCAACATTATGCACTTTTTGCCCATATGAATGTTGAAGAAAATATATCTTACGGGTTAAGAGTCAGGCCTCGAAAATTACGCCCGGGTAAGAAAGAAATCCATGAAAAAGTAAGTGAATTATTAAGTCTTGTTAAATTAGAAGGGCTCGGTAAGAGGTATCCATCTCAATTATCTGGAGGCCAGAGGCAGCGTGTAGCTTTAGCAAGGGCCTTAGCAGTTCAGCCGAGAGTACTCCTTCTTGACGAACCATTTGGCGCCCTAGATGCAAAGGTGAGAAAGGATCTGAGAAGATGGCTTAGAAGACTCCATGATGAATTTCACGTGACGAGCGTCTTTGTTACTCATGATCAGGAGGAAGCTCTTGATGTTTCTGATCGTGTAGTAGTGATGAATAACGGCAAAATTGAACAGGTTGGTACACCAAATGATGTGTATGAAAAGCCAAATAGTCCGTTTGTATTTGATTTCTTAGGGAATGTAAACCGATTTACAGGACGTTTAAAGGAGGGAGCGTTAGAAGTAGGCAATAGCCGTATTTTAACTCCGCAATATGGCGGCAAGAACAGTTCTGAGGCAACTTTATATGCTCGTCCGCACCAAATGGAGATTCTTAAGGAAAAAGAAGAGCATGCAATTCAGGCGAAAATCTCTCATATTCATGCAGTAGGCCCAATTGTCTTTATAGAACTTGAGCAAGAAGGCTTGAATGAAATCATTGAAGTAGAAATGATGAGGGAGCGCTTTGATCAACTTAACTTAAAGGCGGCTGATACGGTATATGTCAGGCCAAAGCAAGTAAAGTTATTTCTTCCAAACGATTATGCTATTTAA
- a CDS encoding DUF302 domain-containing protein, with protein MFHVTVKSPHSINETVEKLTANLKEQEFGVLWDFDLRGKLEEKGQTFDEDFRVLEVCNPKVAKDVLTRNLLAGYFLPCKMVVYVENGVTKIGMPKPTHLISTLDDSELTSHAEAVEERLTIAMNQTVNG; from the coding sequence ATGTTTCATGTAACAGTTAAATCACCACATTCAATTAATGAGACAGTAGAGAAGTTAACAGCTAATTTAAAAGAGCAAGAATTCGGCGTTCTTTGGGATTTTGATCTCCGAGGAAAACTAGAAGAGAAAGGCCAAACATTTGATGAAGATTTCCGTGTGCTTGAAGTGTGTAATCCAAAAGTTGCTAAAGACGTGCTGACAAGGAACTTGCTGGCAGGATACTTTCTTCCATGTAAGATGGTTGTGTATGTTGAAAATGGCGTAACAAAAATTGGAATGCCAAAACCAACTCACTTAATTTCTACCTTGGATGATTCAGAATTAACCAGTCACGCAGAAGCAGTAGAAGAGCGTTTAACGATTGCCATGAATCAAACCGTTAATGGATAA
- the sigK gene encoding RNA polymerase sporulation sigma factor SigK → MSGMLAALSYFVKEVIVFVSYVKNNAFPQPLKKDDERKYLKLMQEGDAEARNLLIEHNLRLVAHIVKKFENTREDTEDLISIGTIGLIKAIESYSDGKGTKLATYAARCIENEILMHLRALKKVKKDVSLHDPIGTDKEGNEISLIDVLQEDADDIVDVIQTKMEKKQIYEYIHVLDEREKEVIVGRFGLDMEDELTQREIAKKLGISRSYVSRIEKRALMKLFHEFYKHSQGKG, encoded by the coding sequence GTGTCTGGAATGCTAGCGGCACTTTCTTATTTTGTAAAAGAAGTGATTGTGTTTGTTTCTTATGTGAAAAACAACGCGTTTCCGCAGCCGCTCAAAAAAGACGATGAACGTAAATACTTAAAGCTGATGCAAGAGGGGGATGCGGAGGCGAGAAATTTACTCATTGAACATAATTTAAGACTTGTTGCTCATATCGTCAAAAAATTTGAGAATACAAGAGAAGACACAGAAGATTTAATTTCAATCGGTACAATAGGGTTGATTAAAGCGATTGAAAGTTATTCTGATGGGAAAGGGACAAAGCTTGCGACGTATGCAGCTAGATGTATTGAAAACGAAATCCTCATGCATCTTCGTGCATTGAAAAAAGTGAAGAAAGACGTTTCTCTTCATGACCCGATTGGTACAGATAAAGAAGGCAATGAAATTTCACTTATTGACGTTCTCCAAGAAGATGCAGACGATATTGTTGATGTGATTCAGACAAAAATGGAGAAAAAACAAATTTATGAATACATTCATGTACTTGATGAGCGTGAGAAAGAAGTGATCGTCGGCAGGTTTGGGCTCGATATGGAAGATGAATTGACACAACGAGAGATTGCCAAGAAGCTTGGAATCTCTAGAAGCTATGTTTCAAGGATTGAAAAGCGAGCACTGATGAAGTTGTTCCATGAATTTTATAAACATAGTCAAGGGAAGGGATAG
- a CDS encoding acyltransferase family protein, producing the protein MSKQYINEAFWLRAISCLAVAVTHAVNTTLANYEHTASELSEHILILIRFMAFFGTPAFVFISELLLAKAYPNHVPEDFFKKRVMFLLIPFISIGILFALVIFHSWEEALLQSFKHIFLGGYYGYFILIIFQFYILHVLLQGYLKKWSPKVVLPIALILNLIYLGFFNFTEPGRSPVAEYIWLRGYWVPFFGWIFYFVLGYYCGKNYEALKVLLLRHKWKVLVMPSVSIVLLVFLVTSDILSVVSSKRIDMLLYTVSMIFVIILFTMRFDYVPPFIRLISKYSFNIYLLHKFFLFYMGPVEFLHPLLYFIAVFILSVGASILLAKLLSPIKISQYVIGRQLVVPDAVKGEKMKKN; encoded by the coding sequence GTGAGTAAACAATACATAAATGAGGCATTTTGGCTTCGTGCGATTTCTTGTTTAGCCGTTGCGGTCACTCATGCAGTGAACACCACGCTTGCAAATTATGAACATACGGCCTCTGAATTAAGTGAACATATCCTTATATTAATCCGCTTTATGGCCTTTTTTGGGACTCCTGCGTTTGTGTTTATATCAGAGTTGTTACTAGCTAAGGCCTATCCTAATCATGTTCCTGAGGATTTTTTTAAGAAGCGGGTGATGTTTTTACTGATTCCGTTTATCTCGATTGGTATATTGTTCGCTTTGGTTATATTTCATTCATGGGAAGAGGCGTTATTGCAATCATTTAAGCATATTTTTCTTGGTGGATATTACGGTTATTTCATTTTGATCATTTTTCAGTTTTATATACTCCATGTTCTACTGCAAGGCTACCTGAAAAAATGGTCTCCAAAAGTCGTTCTACCGATTGCTTTAATCCTTAATTTGATTTATTTAGGTTTTTTTAATTTTACAGAACCAGGAAGATCTCCTGTTGCTGAATACATTTGGCTGCGTGGATACTGGGTACCATTTTTCGGGTGGATCTTTTATTTCGTTCTTGGGTATTATTGCGGGAAGAATTATGAAGCACTGAAAGTTTTATTACTTAGACATAAATGGAAAGTACTGGTTATGCCGTCCGTATCAATCGTACTTCTAGTCTTCTTAGTCACCTCAGACATTTTATCTGTCGTCTCATCAAAAAGAATAGATATGCTTCTTTACACAGTAAGTATGATATTTGTGATAATTTTATTCACGATGAGATTTGATTATGTCCCACCCTTTATTAGGTTAATAAGTAAATATTCCTTTAATATTTATTTATTGCATAAATTCTTTTTGTTTTATATGGGACCGGTAGAATTTCTACATCCTCTCTTATATTTTATAGCGGTATTTATACTTTCTGTAGGCGCATCAATTTTGTTGGCCAAACTGTTATCTCCAATAAAGATAAGTCAGTACGTCATTGGAAGGCAATTAGTGGTGCCTGATGCAGTAAAAGGAGAGAAAATGAAAAAGAACTAG
- a CDS encoding YdhK family protein translates to MKKLAIGMAALFSAFVISACGNEEVNPDEVMENEKQTETEGEEHSEMDEHGDVDEDEHAHMDHSSSGEVPEGLEEADNPTYEIGSHAMITDGHMPGMEGAEATIVGAYDTMVYAVSYDPTDGGPREENHKWVIHEELEEAEQDPFEPGDEVTLNTDHMAGMEGAVAVIDSAQQTTVYMVDFTLTDSGEEVLNHKWVTEEELSELEHSNH, encoded by the coding sequence ATGAAGAAATTAGCGATAGGAATGGCCGCTCTTTTTTCAGCATTTGTTATTTCTGCTTGCGGAAATGAAGAGGTTAACCCGGATGAAGTCATGGAAAACGAGAAACAAACGGAAACTGAGGGAGAAGAGCATTCTGAAATGGACGAGCATGGTGATGTGGACGAAGATGAACATGCTCACATGGATCACTCAAGCTCTGGTGAGGTTCCGGAAGGCTTAGAAGAAGCTGATAATCCAACGTATGAGATAGGAAGCCATGCGATGATCACTGACGGCCATATGCCTGGGATGGAAGGTGCCGAGGCAACGATTGTTGGTGCGTACGATACAATGGTTTATGCGGTGTCTTATGATCCAACAGACGGCGGCCCGAGAGAAGAGAACCATAAATGGGTGATTCATGAAGAATTAGAAGAGGCTGAGCAGGACCCTTTTGAACCGGGTGATGAAGTCACTCTTAATACAGACCACATGGCGGGGATGGAAGGTGCTGTAGCAGTCATTGATTCAGCCCAACAGACAACCGTGTACATGGTGGACTTTACCCTAACAGATAGTGGAGAAGAAGTGCTTAACCATAAATGGGTCACAGAAGAAGAGTTATCTGAATTGGAGCATAGCAATCATTAA
- a CDS encoding alpha/beta fold hydrolase, whose amino-acid sequence MKRLLEYTIHKHASSLEDVVLIHGFGGNSKIFKLQLKAYTEHFNVITIELPGHGNSPDVDSYTEDFSWKLAAREVVKTLDFLKLKQAHFVGVSLGTIIIHQILQDAPERVKSVVMAGTVTRFNLTSKALLTFGKLIKPFTPHLWIYKLFAQIMMPKANHKKSRDSFIREAVKMKRKNFMGWYDAVQSIETTYTFVQKHAPEIGKLYISGSEDHFFIDTLKEDIKSDKKASLIVFEKCGHLCNIEKYRKFNEVSVNFLKGQFEAVKKIS is encoded by the coding sequence GTGAAAAGATTGTTAGAATATACGATTCATAAACATGCAAGCAGTTTAGAAGATGTCGTTTTGATTCACGGTTTTGGTGGAAATTCAAAGATCTTTAAATTGCAGCTAAAAGCATATACAGAACACTTTAATGTAATTACGATTGAATTGCCTGGTCATGGAAACTCGCCAGATGTAGATTCATATACAGAAGATTTCTCTTGGAAATTAGCCGCTAGAGAAGTGGTGAAAACACTAGACTTTTTAAAATTGAAACAAGCGCATTTTGTGGGCGTATCTTTAGGAACCATTATCATTCATCAAATTCTTCAAGATGCACCAGAACGAGTAAAAAGTGTTGTCATGGCAGGGACTGTCACAAGATTTAATTTAACGTCTAAAGCACTGTTAACATTTGGAAAGCTCATTAAGCCATTTACTCCCCACTTATGGATCTATAAATTATTTGCTCAAATTATGATGCCTAAGGCGAATCATAAGAAATCACGCGATAGTTTTATCCGTGAAGCGGTTAAGATGAAGCGGAAAAATTTTATGGGCTGGTACGATGCAGTACAATCTATCGAAACCACTTATACTTTTGTTCAAAAGCATGCTCCTGAGATCGGTAAGCTGTATATATCAGGCAGTGAAGATCACTTTTTTATTGATACATTAAAAGAAGATATTAAGTCTGATAAAAAGGCAAGCTTGATTGTTTTTGAGAAATGCGGGCACCTATGCAATATCGAAAAGTACCGCAAGTTCAATGAAGTTTCTGTAAACTTTTTGAAGGGGCAGTTCGAGGCTGTAAAAAAAATTTCCTAA
- a CDS encoding SDR family oxidoreductase, producing MNIFLTGSTGFLGGKLIKNLIEDTSHQLYVLVRNMEKGMKVKSAFTAEEQERIHLLKGDITDVDCGLSKENLKQLNNNIDAFYHLAALVKFDLDLRDELFAINYNGTKHALDLAVKLGVESFHYVSTAYTVGKRSLGVEDLYDPSAEYNNPYEESKVKSEHLVFAYSDKMNVSIFRPSIIVGDSKTGEADSEFTLYGFMRALDLFKRRVSRQNTSSEVYRLVANKEGTSNLVPVDYVADVLAVGLVKAEPNKVYHITNPNPPNNMDLLNVLKEALEFERLSVVEDTISYELSPAEMKLNGMVDVFNVYLSGAITFEDANTQRLIKQTNIKHLMMSEETIKMIIEAYFDMQVVKI from the coding sequence ATGAATATCTTTCTAACAGGTTCTACAGGGTTTCTTGGCGGTAAGCTCATCAAGAATTTAATAGAGGACACCTCTCATCAGTTGTATGTGCTTGTTCGTAATATGGAAAAAGGAATGAAGGTTAAATCAGCATTTACAGCTGAAGAACAAGAACGTATTCATCTTTTAAAGGGTGATATTACGGATGTTGATTGTGGATTATCTAAAGAAAACCTTAAACAACTAAACAACAATATAGATGCATTTTATCATTTAGCAGCTCTTGTAAAATTTGATTTAGATTTACGTGATGAATTATTTGCGATTAATTATAACGGAACAAAACATGCACTTGATCTTGCGGTAAAATTAGGAGTAGAATCGTTCCATTATGTAAGTACAGCCTATACTGTTGGAAAACGCAGCCTTGGAGTAGAGGATCTGTATGATCCATCGGCTGAATATAACAACCCTTATGAAGAAAGTAAAGTCAAATCTGAACATCTTGTTTTTGCTTATTCCGATAAAATGAATGTCTCAATTTTCAGGCCATCTATTATAGTCGGTGATTCAAAAACAGGAGAAGCAGACTCTGAATTTACTCTTTATGGGTTTATGCGTGCCCTTGATTTATTTAAACGTCGAGTGAGCAGACAGAATACTTCTTCTGAAGTCTACCGTTTGGTGGCAAATAAAGAAGGTACATCAAATCTAGTTCCTGTTGATTATGTTGCTGACGTTTTAGCAGTCGGTTTAGTAAAAGCGGAGCCTAATAAGGTTTACCATATTACAAATCCTAATCCGCCAAATAATATGGATCTCTTAAACGTATTAAAAGAGGCTCTAGAATTTGAGCGGTTGTCGGTTGTGGAAGATACCATTAGCTATGAATTAAGTCCGGCAGAAATGAAATTGAACGGAATGGTGGATGTGTTCAATGTATATCTATCAGGTGCAATTACATTTGAAGATGCTAATACCCAAAGGTTAATCAAACAAACGAACATTAAACATTTAATGATGTCAGAAGAAACGATTAAAATGATTATCGAAGCCTACTTTGATATGCAGGTTGTCAAAATATAA
- a CDS encoding fluoride efflux transporter FluC, producing MNDLTKNIIAISIGGAIGTTFRYIFNIVTLETGYPLGTIIENLGGSFLLGFLTAWFIVFKPKEWVKTGLGVGLCGGFTTMSTFAADSVLLYGVHVYNALIYVVISLFGGVVCALAGSVLGTAIAKRKLKTREGGLKS from the coding sequence ATGAATGATTTAACGAAGAACATTATTGCGATTAGTATAGGAGGGGCAATAGGAACGACTTTCAGGTACATATTTAATATAGTAACGCTTGAAACAGGCTATCCCTTGGGTACAATTATAGAAAATCTTGGCGGAAGTTTTTTATTAGGGTTTTTGACTGCTTGGTTTATTGTTTTTAAACCAAAAGAATGGGTGAAAACGGGTCTTGGAGTAGGTTTATGCGGAGGGTTTACGACGATGTCTACTTTTGCTGCAGACTCCGTTCTCTTGTATGGTGTACACGTTTATAACGCGTTAATTTATGTGGTTATCTCTCTCTTTGGCGGAGTGGTGTGTGCATTAGCAGGTTCAGTTCTAGGCACTGCGATAGCTAAACGCAAACTGAAAACGAGAGAAGGAGGGCTTAAATCATGA
- the crcB gene encoding fluoride efflux transporter CrcB, with the protein MSIFLLALGGAIGAVTRYLLGLIIMKKFPKPPVPTAMLVVNILGSFGLGGFLGGYFGEVPLGAYEDPLFLSIGLGFFGAFTTYSTFSVEAVMLIEQKEWRKLLAYIGLSILGSIITFMLGFWITASIFY; encoded by the coding sequence ATGAGTATATTCCTTCTTGCATTAGGCGGAGCTATTGGCGCTGTCACTAGATATCTTTTGGGTTTAATCATAATGAAGAAGTTTCCAAAACCTCCTGTACCCACTGCAATGCTCGTTGTGAATATATTAGGATCCTTTGGGCTAGGGGGTTTTTTGGGAGGGTATTTTGGTGAAGTCCCATTAGGTGCTTATGAAGACCCTCTCTTTTTATCAATTGGACTTGGTTTTTTTGGAGCATTTACTACCTATTCAACCTTCAGTGTTGAGGCTGTTATGTTAATCGAACAAAAAGAGTGGCGAAAACTACTGGCATATATTGGATTAAGTATATTAGGGTCAATAATCACTTTCATGTTAGGCTTCTGGATAACAGCGAGTATTTTTTATTAG
- a CDS encoding WYL domain-containing protein, whose protein sequence is MKGQLRRAIENKKKIEMIYLSAEGMVTQRSITIIQMNETHLIAYCHKRRQRRMFKIDHILSLEETA, encoded by the coding sequence ATGAAAGGACAGCTAAGAAGAGCTATAGAAAACAAAAAGAAGATTGAAATGATCTATCTATCTGCTGAGGGCATGGTTACCCAAAGGAGTATTACCATTATTCAAATGAATGAAACTCATTTGATCGCCTATTGCCATAAAAGAAGGCAGCGGCGTATGTTTAAAATCGATCATATTCTTTCATTAGAGGAAACCGCATAA
- a CDS encoding manganese-dependent inorganic pyrophosphatase: MSNDKILVFGHKNPDTDTICSALIYADLKSKLGGNVEAVRLGEINEETAFALNYFNAEKPRLINTVSDEVAEVALVDHNEFQQSVDDIENVKIIEVVDHHRIANFQTKEPLHFRVEPVGCTTTILRKMYQENNVEITKQIAGLMVSAIISDSLLFKSPTCTEEDVQAAKSLAEIAEINLDEYGLEMLKAGTKLENRSAEEIISIDSKEFPMGDKLVEVAQVNTVDVAEVLARKDELSAAMNRTIEEKGLEVFVLAITDILEGDSTILTYGAGAAKVGEAFDVAITEDTAHLKGVVSRKKQIIPALTKAIG; the protein is encoded by the coding sequence ATGAGTAATGATAAAATTTTAGTTTTCGGTCACAAGAATCCAGACACTGATACTATTTGTTCTGCTTTAATTTATGCAGACCTTAAATCTAAGCTTGGAGGGAATGTTGAAGCTGTTCGTCTTGGAGAGATTAACGAAGAGACTGCCTTTGCATTAAACTATTTTAATGCTGAAAAGCCTCGACTTATAAATACGGTTTCAGATGAGGTTGCTGAAGTCGCGCTTGTTGACCATAATGAATTTCAACAAAGTGTAGATGACATTGAGAATGTAAAAATTATTGAAGTAGTAGACCACCATCGTATTGCAAATTTCCAAACGAAAGAGCCACTTCATTTCCGAGTAGAGCCGGTTGGATGTACAACAACCATCCTGCGAAAAATGTACCAAGAGAATAATGTAGAAATCACAAAACAAATTGCTGGTTTAATGGTATCTGCTATTATCTCTGACTCATTATTATTCAAATCACCAACATGTACAGAAGAAGATGTACAAGCTGCTAAGAGTTTGGCTGAAATTGCAGAAATTAACCTTGATGAATACGGCCTTGAAATGTTAAAAGCAGGAACGAAGCTTGAGAACCGTTCAGCGGAAGAAATTATCTCAATTGACAGTAAAGAGTTTCCTATGGGAGACAAATTAGTTGAGGTTGCACAAGTAAACACAGTTGATGTAGCAGAAGTACTAGCGAGAAAAGACGAACTTTCAGCTGCAATGAATAGAACGATCGAAGAAAAAGGACTCGAAGTATTTGTTCTAGCAATTACAGATATCTTAGAAGGAGATTCTACGATCCTTACTTACGGTGCGGGAGCAGCTAAAGTCGGCGAAGCATTCGATGTAGCGATTACTGAAGACACAGCTCATTTAAAAGGTGTCGTATCAAGAAAAAAACAAATTATTCCTGCATTAACCAAAGCTATTGGTTAA
- a CDS encoding RDD family protein: MGIDWKARLLNKDELASGWYRILAGFYDFLFLSVVLLLASAGTTSWLMVISESPHYDAEGFSRYLYQNEFHLLLINWGILAVVFIVVHFLYVFRAGRSFGMMIVDLHVYNEEAEKPSRLQLLSREFLKYILFPFVIITFFKKERPLYERITKTYLVK; encoded by the coding sequence GTGGGGATTGATTGGAAGGCCCGTTTATTAAATAAAGATGAGTTAGCAAGCGGCTGGTATCGTATATTAGCAGGTTTTTATGATTTTTTATTTCTTTCCGTAGTACTTCTTTTGGCTTCGGCAGGAACAACATCTTGGTTGATGGTCATTTCTGAATCACCTCATTATGATGCAGAAGGATTTTCAAGATATTTATATCAAAATGAGTTTCATTTGCTACTTATTAACTGGGGGATTTTAGCGGTTGTATTTATTGTTGTGCATTTTTTATATGTATTTCGTGCAGGACGTTCGTTTGGTATGATGATCGTTGATTTACATGTATATAACGAAGAGGCTGAAAAACCGTCACGATTACAATTGCTTTCTCGTGAGTTTTTAAAATATATTCTATTTCCGTTTGTCATTATAACGTTCTTTAAAAAAGAAAGGCCTTTATATGAACGAATAACCAAAACGTACTTAGTCAAGTAA